In a genomic window of Streptomyces sp. SJL17-4:
- a CDS encoding glycosyltransferase: MRILIAAAGSRGDVAPYTGLGAELRRAGYDVALAATDTFAPLVRDAGLEFRSLPADTRVRDNGTGTRELMRTASAFITELGRGFVDAVGDDTDLLLLSTTTAPLGWHLTEATGIPSLGVYLQPTAPTGDFPPVVTGPRSLGRLANRATGRFALRMADRVYEQAVAELRHRLELPPASPAEMRRRREQANWPVLHGFSTALVPRPSDWRSGLEVVGNWWPHHDATERLPSELEDFLCAGPRPVLIGFGSMASGDGERLSEIAVRALRRAGLRGILQAGSAGLAAEGDDVLTIGDVPHALLFPRLAAVVHHGGAGTSAAALRAGVPAVTVPVTADQPFWAGRLAALGAATDPIPFRSLTVERLADSLEQVVKQQAHSRAAARAAKHLVTENGAGQTLKTIQQLADG; this comes from the coding sequence ATGAGGATCCTGATCGCCGCGGCCGGATCGCGCGGCGACGTCGCGCCCTACACGGGCCTGGGTGCTGAACTGCGCCGGGCCGGGTACGACGTCGCCCTCGCCGCCACAGACACCTTCGCGCCCCTCGTACGCGACGCAGGGCTGGAGTTCCGGTCTCTGCCCGCCGACACGCGGGTGCGTGACAACGGCACAGGCACACGCGAACTGATGCGGACCGCTTCCGCGTTCATCACCGAACTGGGTCGGGGCTTCGTCGACGCGGTGGGCGATGACACGGACCTGCTCCTGCTGTCGACCACCACGGCCCCGCTCGGCTGGCACCTCACCGAGGCCACGGGCATACCGAGCCTCGGCGTGTACCTCCAGCCCACCGCACCGACCGGCGATTTCCCGCCCGTCGTGACAGGCCCGCGCTCGCTGGGACGTCTCGCCAACCGGGCAACCGGACGCTTCGCACTGCGGATGGCCGACCGCGTCTACGAACAGGCGGTCGCAGAACTGCGCCACCGCCTTGAGCTGCCCCCGGCCTCCCCTGCCGAGATGCGCCGACGCCGGGAACAGGCGAATTGGCCTGTTCTGCACGGCTTCAGTACGGCCCTGGTGCCCCGCCCCTCCGACTGGCGCTCCGGCCTGGAGGTCGTAGGCAACTGGTGGCCCCATCACGATGCGACCGAACGGCTGCCTTCTGAACTTGAGGACTTCCTGTGTGCCGGACCCCGGCCCGTCCTCATCGGCTTCGGGAGCATGGCGTCCGGCGACGGGGAACGGCTGAGCGAGATCGCTGTGCGAGCCCTGCGCCGCGCCGGGCTGCGGGGGATCCTCCAAGCCGGCAGCGCCGGGCTCGCCGCCGAAGGGGACGACGTGCTCACCATCGGGGACGTGCCGCACGCCCTGCTGTTTCCACGGCTGGCTGCGGTGGTCCACCATGGCGGAGCCGGCACATCGGCCGCCGCGCTGCGCGCCGGAGTGCCTGCGGTCACCGTGCCGGTGACCGCGGACCAGCCGTTCTGGGCGGGACGACTCGCCGCCCTCGGCGCCGCCACCGACCCGATCCCCTTCCGGTCCCTCACCGTCGAACGGCTTGCCGACTCGCTTGAGCAAGTGGTGAAGCAGCAGGCGCACAGCCGAGCCGCCGCAAGAGCGGCGAAACATCTCGTGACCGAGAACGGAGCAGGCCAGACGCTCAAGACCATCCAGCAGCTGGCCGATGGCTGA
- a CDS encoding VOC family protein: MSTIKQFQVTFDCAEPARLAAFWCEVLGYVVPAVPEGFATWEEYHHSLPPEDEVYFACTDPSGAGPRVLFQRVPEGKVVKNRVHLDVRVGTGLVGDERLATLEAECARLMALGAKHVLTQRADGVNESCITMQDIEGNEFCLA, encoded by the coding sequence ATGTCAACGATCAAGCAGTTCCAAGTGACCTTCGACTGCGCGGAACCTGCGCGCCTCGCCGCCTTCTGGTGCGAGGTGCTGGGGTACGTCGTACCGGCAGTCCCGGAGGGCTTTGCCACGTGGGAGGAGTACCACCACTCGCTGCCGCCAGAGGACGAGGTCTACTTCGCGTGCACTGATCCCTCGGGTGCGGGCCCGCGCGTGCTCTTCCAGCGAGTTCCCGAAGGCAAGGTCGTCAAGAACCGGGTGCATCTTGATGTGCGGGTCGGCACAGGGCTCGTGGGTGACGAGCGCCTGGCCACACTCGAGGCCGAATGCGCACGGCTGATGGCGCTCGGCGCGAAACACGTGCTGACGCAGCGCGCCGATGGCGTCAACGAGTCGTGCATCACGATGCAGGACATCGAGGGCAACGAGTTCTGCCTCGCCTGA
- a CDS encoding hemerythrin domain-containing protein: MNVLRTAAGWELFRGALHAHHGAEDDALWPSLCQALDGRPFPLARLEVLEAERAALALLLVAIDRTLADPDAALDLFGELTGSLVTGLRGHLRHEEEAILPLVQTILGEEQWEHFGSVHARRIEADVARILPWLLDGVAERTAAVILRQLLPESAHHTYAHLWRPAYAVLDRWGGRGALTVTGRP, translated from the coding sequence GTGAACGTCCTGCGCACCGCGGCGGGCTGGGAGCTGTTCCGGGGGGCTCTGCACGCCCACCACGGCGCCGAGGACGACGCGCTGTGGCCCTCCCTGTGCCAGGCCCTGGACGGCCGCCCCTTCCCCCTGGCACGGCTGGAGGTGCTCGAGGCCGAGCGCGCCGCGCTCGCTCTGCTGCTCGTGGCGATCGACCGGACGCTGGCCGACCCCGATGCCGCGCTCGACCTGTTCGGTGAGCTCACCGGCTCGCTGGTCACCGGTCTACGCGGACACCTCCGCCACGAGGAGGAAGCCATCCTCCCTCTGGTCCAGACCATCCTTGGCGAGGAGCAGTGGGAACACTTCGGGAGCGTCCACGCCCGGCGCATCGAGGCCGACGTGGCACGGATCCTGCCATGGCTTCTCGACGGCGTCGCCGAGCGGACCGCGGCCGTCATTCTGAGGCAGCTCCTGCCCGAGTCCGCGCACCACACGTACGCGCACCTGTGGCGGCCCGCCTACGCGGTGCTCGACCGATGGGGTGGTCGAGGCGCTCTGACCGTCACCGGCCGGCCCTAA
- a CDS encoding SgcJ/EcaC family oxidoreductase — MKVLLTGATGYIGSAVTDHLAAAGHQVVALTRGAEQQPGRGWHAQLVGDTADPASLAGAVTPDIEAVIHLAPPSGDAAVDTAVIEALAAPLRGTGRPFVYTSGVWVLGATGGAQEVDEQATVNPIDIVGYRPRIEERVLAEAAEGVRAVVVRPGIVYGRGGGIPAILVDRARLQGAPEYYGDQGVRWPTVHVDDLAELFVAAVERAQAGTLWHGVGEPAVAVRDLARAAGRAAGVLAAPHAVPVEQAAEVFGPLFAEALALDQSVSGAAARTALGWQPSRPRAVADLESGSYRPVEVFGAPDGPGTDAEVAAIRRLVAEVEHAQQNELVDRFLSVFRRQDPVWTTGHGKRLSGFEEIASFTRKVLPGAAAESTAVYDVERVLFLRPDVAAVNVRQQPVQHDGTRITDRPEGRPFYLLVKEDGTWRIGAAQNTIVAD, encoded by the coding sequence ATGAAGGTTCTGCTCACCGGTGCCACCGGCTACATCGGCTCCGCCGTCACCGACCATCTCGCCGCGGCCGGCCACCAGGTTGTCGCGCTCACGCGTGGCGCCGAGCAGCAGCCCGGCCGGGGCTGGCACGCCCAGCTGGTCGGCGACACCGCCGACCCGGCCTCGCTGGCCGGTGCGGTGACCCCCGACATCGAGGCGGTGATCCACCTGGCTCCCCCGAGCGGTGACGCCGCCGTCGACACCGCCGTCATCGAGGCGCTCGCCGCTCCGCTGCGCGGCACCGGCCGGCCCTTCGTCTACACCAGCGGCGTCTGGGTGCTGGGCGCCACCGGTGGGGCCCAGGAGGTCGACGAGCAGGCCACGGTCAACCCGATCGACATCGTCGGCTACCGCCCCCGGATCGAGGAGCGGGTGCTGGCCGAGGCCGCCGAGGGCGTGCGCGCGGTCGTGGTCCGGCCCGGCATCGTGTACGGCCGCGGCGGCGGCATCCCCGCCATCCTCGTCGACCGGGCCCGCCTGCAGGGGGCGCCCGAGTACTACGGCGATCAGGGGGTGCGCTGGCCGACCGTGCACGTGGACGACCTGGCCGAGCTGTTCGTGGCCGCCGTTGAGCGGGCCCAGGCCGGCACCCTCTGGCACGGCGTCGGCGAGCCCGCCGTCGCGGTCCGTGACCTCGCCCGGGCCGCGGGCCGCGCGGCCGGAGTGCTCGCCGCCCCGCACGCGGTGCCGGTGGAGCAGGCCGCCGAGGTCTTCGGCCCGCTCTTCGCCGAAGCGCTCGCCCTCGACCAGAGCGTCAGTGGCGCCGCCGCCCGTACCGCCCTCGGCTGGCAGCCCAGCCGGCCGCGCGCGGTGGCCGATCTGGAGTCGGGCTCGTACCGGCCGGTCGAGGTGTTCGGCGCCCCGGACGGCCCGGGGACCGACGCCGAGGTGGCCGCGATCCGCCGCCTCGTGGCCGAGGTCGAGCACGCCCAGCAGAACGAGCTGGTCGACCGGTTCCTGAGCGTCTTCCGCCGGCAGGACCCGGTGTGGACCACCGGCCACGGCAAGCGGCTGTCGGGCTTCGAGGAGATCGCGAGCTTCACCCGGAAGGTGCTCCCTGGTGCGGCGGCCGAGTCCACCGCCGTCTACGACGTCGAGCGCGTGCTGTTCCTGCGGCCCGACGTCGCCGCGGTGAACGTCCGCCAGCAGCCCGTCCAGCACGACGGCACCCGGATCACCGACCGTCCTGAGGGCCGCCCCTTCTACCTCCTGGTCAAGGAAGACGGCACCTGGCGCATCGGCGCCGCCCAGAACACCATCGTGGCCGACTGA
- a CDS encoding MarR family transcriptional regulator: MTTQPMSDEELARQPAAYWTGVAYEALIAFTRARQLEKGYTQPQFWLLRNLSVNDISPDGEGMTVAELREAMKSYIRPEDDLAAESAALEERGWLRRDAEGRLWLTGEGEQARVDLARDAPAIRAALHEGIDDADYVVALKVLGQLIRNAGATAP, encoded by the coding sequence ATGACGACCCAGCCGATGTCCGATGAGGAACTCGCCCGACAGCCCGCCGCGTACTGGACCGGTGTCGCCTACGAGGCGCTGATCGCGTTCACCCGCGCCCGGCAGCTCGAGAAGGGCTACACCCAGCCCCAGTTCTGGCTGCTGCGCAACCTGTCGGTGAACGACATCTCGCCCGATGGCGAGGGGATGACCGTGGCCGAGCTGCGGGAGGCGATGAAGTCGTACATCCGGCCCGAGGACGACCTGGCGGCAGAATCCGCGGCGCTCGAGGAACGCGGATGGCTGAGGCGGGACGCCGAGGGCCGGTTGTGGCTCACGGGGGAGGGGGAACAGGCCCGGGTGGACCTTGCACGCGATGCGCCCGCGATCCGCGCCGCCCTCCATGAGGGCATCGACGACGCGGACTACGTCGTCGCGCTGAAGGTGCTCGGTCAGCTGATCCGCAACGCGGGCGCGACGGCCCCCTGA
- a CDS encoding nucleotidyltransferase family protein has protein sequence MNRVEGRPADARTAATGRPLRLAASATSAAGGQSAQDLPPDHTQAILEVTKAIAAVLKASDYPFALVGSVAAHAYGIPVRLQHDTDFAVRREDADKITDLLREHGVEIVDPPEDWLVKGRRSGEHIDLIFALAGRPVTSELLARARTLPVDSVHMPVIDPTDLMIGRLGALSEHHCDYGKLLPLARGLRERVDWDRVRVETGDLPMAAAFLYLLGLLDVIQPTTAPDESLGKSPDKP, from the coding sequence ATGAACCGGGTCGAAGGCCGTCCAGCGGACGCCCGCACAGCGGCGACGGGCCGGCCCCTGCGGTTGGCTGCCTCCGCGACGAGCGCGGCGGGCGGTCAGTCGGCGCAGGATCTCCCTCCGGACCACACGCAGGCCATCCTGGAGGTCACGAAGGCGATCGCCGCCGTCCTCAAGGCCTCGGACTACCCCTTCGCCCTGGTCGGCAGCGTCGCCGCGCACGCGTACGGCATCCCGGTCCGGCTGCAGCACGACACGGACTTCGCCGTGCGCCGGGAGGACGCCGACAAGATCACTGACCTGCTCCGCGAACACGGCGTCGAGATCGTCGACCCGCCGGAGGACTGGCTGGTGAAGGGCCGCAGGTCAGGGGAGCACATCGACCTGATCTTCGCCCTGGCGGGCCGGCCCGTCACCAGCGAGCTGCTGGCACGGGCCCGGACCTTGCCCGTGGACTCCGTGCACATGCCGGTCATCGACCCGACCGACCTCATGATCGGGCGCCTGGGCGCGCTCTCCGAGCACCACTGCGACTACGGGAAACTCCTCCCGCTCGCCAGAGGGCTGCGGGAGCGCGTCGACTGGGACCGTGTACGCGTGGAGACCGGTGATCTGCCCATGGCCGCCGCCTTCCTGTACCTGCTTGGTCTCCTCGACGTCATCCAGCCGACGACCGCCCCGGACGAGTCCCTGGGCAAGTCCCCGGACAAGCCCTGA
- a CDS encoding metallophosphoesterase produces the protein MAAVGDIHLGPDCAGLLRTAFTTLPDCADVLLLAGDLTRHGTVVEAEVVAEEVRDLGVPVVAVLGNHDYQSEQESDVARVLTDSGVTVLEGESVILPVNGGTIGIAGTKGFCGGFAGRSAGEFGEREMKEFVRASRRSAEGLRQALTGLATGGCGTRIALTHFSPVPDTLAGEPVEIYPFLGSYLLAEAIDESGADLAVHGHAHLGTEHGMTAGGVRVRNVAQPVIRKAFALYHLPLDHLPPAGADRHP, from the coding sequence GTGGCGGCGGTCGGCGACATCCACCTCGGCCCGGACTGCGCGGGCCTGCTGCGCACCGCCTTCACGACCCTGCCGGACTGCGCGGACGTCCTCCTCCTCGCCGGGGACCTCACCCGCCACGGCACGGTGGTCGAGGCGGAGGTGGTCGCGGAGGAGGTACGCGACCTGGGCGTGCCCGTCGTCGCCGTACTGGGCAACCACGACTACCAATCCGAGCAGGAATCGGACGTGGCGCGCGTCCTCACCGACTCCGGGGTCACCGTCCTGGAGGGCGAGAGCGTGATCCTTCCGGTGAACGGCGGAACCATCGGCATCGCCGGGACGAAGGGCTTCTGCGGCGGTTTCGCGGGCCGCAGCGCCGGAGAGTTCGGCGAACGGGAGATGAAGGAGTTCGTCCGCGCCTCACGCCGGAGCGCCGAGGGCCTGCGGCAAGCCCTGACCGGCCTGGCCACCGGCGGCTGCGGGACCAGGATCGCGCTCACCCACTTCTCCCCCGTGCCCGACACGCTCGCGGGTGAACCGGTGGAGATCTATCCCTTCCTGGGGAGCTATCTCCTCGCGGAGGCCATCGACGAGTCGGGCGCCGACCTCGCGGTCCACGGCCACGCCCATCTCGGCACGGAACACGGCATGACGGCCGGCGGCGTACGCGTCCGCAACGTGGCCCAGCCCGTCATCCGCAAGGCCTTCGCCCTCTACCACCTGCCGCTCGACCACCTGCCGCCGGCCGGGGCGGACCGCCACCCCTGA
- a CDS encoding AI-2E family transporter, whose amino-acid sequence MKERAAALRERRARLQAQRDAEEERAWEKSLPPEWRRGAVPPARGPAASVPWPVRVAAEAGWRFLVLAATLWVLMRVIGAVRLVVLAFVVALLVTALLQPTVARLHRHGLARGPATALTATSGFVLLGLVGWFVVWQVLDNLGNLSDRVQEGIDELKQWLIDSPLHVTEQQINDIADSLSDSIGTSTGELASTGLQGVTVLVEVITGLLLAMFATLFLLYDGKRIWLWTLRLVPAGARPGVAGAGPRAWRTLTAYVRGTMIVAMIDAVFIGLGIYFLGVPLAVPIGVVIFLSSFVPLVGAVVSGALAVVVALVTEGVFTALMALMVVLVVQQIEGHVLQPFILGRAVRVHPLAVVLAVATGGTVAGIGGAVVAVPLVAVSNTAVGYLRSHPAGSGEEAAGQAVVPTEDEQTKGEGGKER is encoded by the coding sequence GTGAAGGAGCGTGCCGCGGCGCTCCGCGAGCGTCGGGCGCGGCTCCAGGCCCAACGGGACGCGGAGGAGGAGCGGGCGTGGGAGAAGTCGCTTCCCCCCGAATGGCGACGCGGCGCCGTCCCCCCGGCGCGGGGGCCGGCGGCATCGGTGCCGTGGCCGGTGCGGGTGGCCGCGGAGGCCGGCTGGCGGTTCCTGGTGCTCGCCGCCACCCTCTGGGTGCTGATGCGGGTCATCGGAGCGGTGCGGTTGGTCGTGCTCGCGTTCGTCGTCGCACTCCTGGTCACGGCGCTGCTCCAGCCGACGGTGGCCCGGCTGCACCGACACGGCCTCGCCCGGGGCCCGGCGACGGCACTGACGGCGACCAGCGGGTTCGTGCTGCTCGGACTGGTCGGATGGTTCGTCGTCTGGCAGGTGCTGGACAACCTCGGCAACCTCTCCGACCGCGTTCAGGAGGGCATCGACGAACTCAAGCAATGGCTGATCGACAGCCCGCTGCACGTCACGGAACAGCAGATCAACGACATCGCCGACAGCCTGAGCGACAGCATCGGCACGAGTACGGGCGAACTCGCCTCCACCGGCCTCCAAGGCGTGACCGTGCTCGTGGAGGTGATCACCGGCCTGCTGCTCGCCATGTTCGCCACCCTGTTCCTGCTGTACGACGGCAAGCGCATCTGGCTGTGGACTCTCAGGCTGGTCCCCGCCGGAGCCCGCCCCGGCGTCGCGGGCGCGGGTCCACGGGCATGGCGGACCCTGACGGCGTACGTGCGCGGCACCATGATCGTTGCCATGATCGACGCGGTCTTCATCGGCCTGGGCATCTACTTCCTCGGCGTACCGCTCGCCGTGCCCATCGGCGTGGTGATCTTCCTGTCGTCCTTCGTGCCGCTCGTCGGCGCCGTCGTCTCCGGGGCACTCGCGGTCGTCGTCGCGCTCGTCACCGAGGGGGTCTTCACCGCCCTGATGGCCCTGATGGTCGTCCTCGTGGTGCAGCAGATCGAAGGACACGTACTCCAGCCGTTCATCCTCGGCCGCGCGGTCCGGGTCCACCCGCTGGCCGTCGTCCTGGCCGTCGCCACGGGCGGCACGGTCGCGGGAATCGGCGGGGCCGTCGTGGCCGTACCGCTCGTCGCGGTGAGCAACACCGCCGTCGGGTACCTCCGCAGCCACCCCGCGGGAAGCGGTGAGGAGGCCGCGGGGCAGGCGGTCGTCCCGACCGAGGACGAGCAGACGAAGGGCGAGGGCGGGAAGGAGCGGTGA
- a CDS encoding DUF6131 family protein → MILVGVILLIIGLVAGISILWTIGMILVIIGVVLWVLGAVGHAVGGRRHYW, encoded by the coding sequence ATGATCCTTGTCGGAGTCATCCTGCTCATCATCGGACTCGTCGCCGGTATCTCCATTCTGTGGACCATCGGGATGATCCTGGTCATCATCGGCGTGGTCCTGTGGGTCCTCGGAGCCGTGGGACACGCGGTGGGAGGCCGACGACACTACTGGTAG
- a CDS encoding potassium channel family protein has product MPTRRVTRPVPARRVTHPDREPEQKDRGARGEMKWSLSLLGAALVVFMLRDVFHTLWHPTRHGGLSRLAMTTLWRLSGRMSGRRRAAGLAGPLGMVVVVSIWALTVAVGWALVYWPHMPEAFTYSAGLEPSAHAGPVDALYVSLVTLATLGLGDIAPTAGWLRLFAPLEALVGFALLSATVTWILGIYPALARRRTLALRLSHLRRTHATTEALDSDAGAAILDSVASELCVVSIDFMQYPESYYFYDGDDRASLAEQIGYAAQLAEHAAKARHRDVGLASEVLRAAMDDLAAILDERFLRTEGSTGAVLDAYAAEHRVRADGVKKSHG; this is encoded by the coding sequence ATGCCGACGCGCCGAGTGACCCGCCCGGTTCCGGCGCGCCGAGTGACCCACCCGGACCGCGAGCCGGAGCAGAAGGACCGAGGGGCGAGGGGCGAGATGAAGTGGTCACTGTCGCTGCTGGGCGCGGCGCTGGTGGTGTTCATGCTGCGGGACGTGTTCCACACCCTGTGGCATCCGACGCGTCATGGCGGCCTGAGCAGGCTGGCGATGACGACGCTCTGGCGGCTCTCCGGCCGGATGAGCGGCCGTCGCAGAGCCGCCGGGCTGGCAGGACCGTTGGGCATGGTGGTCGTCGTCTCGATCTGGGCGCTGACCGTCGCCGTCGGTTGGGCCCTGGTCTACTGGCCCCACATGCCCGAGGCCTTCACGTACTCCGCCGGCCTCGAACCGTCCGCGCACGCGGGCCCCGTGGACGCCCTGTACGTCTCGCTCGTGACGCTGGCGACACTCGGTCTGGGCGACATCGCACCGACAGCGGGCTGGCTGCGCCTCTTCGCTCCGCTGGAGGCGCTGGTCGGATTCGCGCTCCTGTCAGCGACCGTGACCTGGATCCTGGGCATCTACCCCGCGCTCGCACGGCGCCGGACCCTGGCGCTGCGCCTCTCTCACCTGCGCCGCACGCACGCCACGACGGAGGCTCTCGACTCCGACGCCGGTGCGGCCATCCTCGACAGCGTCGCGTCCGAGCTGTGCGTCGTGTCCATCGACTTCATGCAGTACCCGGAGTCGTACTACTTCTACGACGGTGACGACCGCGCGTCGCTCGCCGAGCAGATCGGCTACGCGGCACAGCTCGCCGAGCACGCGGCGAAGGCCCGGCACCGTGACGTCGGCCTCGCCTCCGAGGTTCTGCGGGCGGCGATGGACGATCTCGCCGCCATCCTCGACGAGCGGTTCCTCCGTACCGAAGGGAGCACGGGAGCCGTCCTCGACGCCTACGCCGCCGAGCACCGCGTCAGGGCGGACGGGGTGAAGAAGTCCCACGGGTGA
- a CDS encoding LysR family transcriptional regulator, giving the protein MLDIRRLHMLKTVVARGSIAAAAQSLALSAGAVSQQLSALRRDVGVDLLRPDGRTVALTEAGRVLVEHADRIFDAVQEAENAVAAVRGTVGTTASLAALPSTVARIVAPALTALASRHPRLTVACLVTDQAQLRELPLGTVDVVLGQRYHHLPDVTPRGVDVHPLLDDPLLVVTAADRADERPVSLRDLATHSLAVPPPTTDCGQAILRACHDAGFTPSTPYVTTDIAAQLTLVRAGLATALVPRTAIDPTVPGIHTSPIEGTPIHRVLFAATRHTDTADPTTTAVVAALRTAAHRHASSHPTAATVRP; this is encoded by the coding sequence ATGTTGGACATCCGCCGTCTGCACATGCTGAAGACCGTCGTCGCACGCGGCTCCATCGCCGCGGCCGCCCAGTCACTGGCCCTGTCCGCCGGGGCCGTGTCCCAGCAGCTGTCCGCGTTGCGGCGTGACGTCGGAGTCGATCTGCTGCGCCCCGACGGACGCACCGTGGCGTTGACCGAGGCGGGGAGGGTGCTCGTCGAACACGCCGACCGGATCTTCGACGCCGTGCAGGAGGCCGAGAACGCCGTCGCGGCGGTCAGAGGCACGGTCGGCACCACCGCCTCCCTCGCCGCGCTGCCGTCGACCGTCGCCCGCATCGTGGCCCCGGCCCTGACCGCACTGGCCTCGCGACATCCACGGCTCACCGTCGCCTGTCTCGTCACCGACCAGGCGCAACTACGGGAACTTCCCCTCGGCACCGTCGACGTGGTGCTCGGCCAGCGGTACCACCACCTGCCCGATGTCACGCCCCGCGGTGTCGACGTCCACCCACTGCTCGACGATCCCCTGCTGGTCGTCACTGCCGCGGACCGCGCCGACGAGCGCCCCGTCTCCCTGCGGGATCTCGCCACCCACAGCCTCGCCGTGCCCCCACCGACCACGGACTGTGGCCAAGCCATCCTGCGCGCCTGCCACGACGCCGGTTTCACACCGTCGACGCCCTACGTCACCACCGACATCGCGGCCCAGCTCACCCTCGTCCGGGCCGGCCTCGCCACCGCGCTCGTCCCCCGGACGGCCATCGACCCGACCGTCCCCGGAATCCACACCTCGCCCATCGAGGGCACCCCGATCCACCGTGTGCTGTTCGCCGCGACGCGACACACCGACACCGCCGATCCCACGACCACCGCGGTCGTCGCCGCACTGCGCACGGCCGCTCACCGCCACGCGTCGAGCCACCCGACGGCCGCCACCGTCAGGCCGTGA
- a CDS encoding glutamate--cysteine ligase, producing the protein MKALTMGVEEEFVLVDRTSRAPVDRAPEVIRAAARELGEQVQAEFYNAQIEISTQPTTSCRALRDELAWLRAVVARASHAGHCRPVASGTPVLPPEKPLTITDTERYRRMASHFASLVYPYSGLDSGCHVHVGTFDRETALALAHHMRPWLPVLQALAANSPYAERRDTGFHSWRSIEHARWPTVGPAPLLDEAQYLAHVTALVDDGTLLDRRMIYWYARPSEHVPTLEIRVADVNADLDTVVLLAALVRGLAGTLLPDVEAEAPPPAVPLPRLLRAHGLAAAHGLAGMGLDPEDGTERPATELVERLVARAGPGLDAAGDTAWVKDCWERVRATGGGAAHQRAVYRRNGRFSAVVDAVAAVTVTA; encoded by the coding sequence ATGAAGGCACTGACGATGGGCGTCGAGGAAGAGTTCGTCCTGGTCGACCGGACGAGCCGGGCGCCGGTTGACCGGGCTCCTGAGGTGATCCGCGCCGCGGCCCGTGAGCTGGGCGAACAGGTGCAGGCGGAGTTCTACAACGCCCAGATCGAGATCAGTACCCAACCGACCACTTCCTGCCGGGCCCTGCGGGACGAGCTCGCGTGGCTGCGTGCCGTCGTGGCGCGGGCGTCCCACGCCGGGCATTGCCGCCCGGTCGCATCGGGCACCCCCGTCCTGCCCCCCGAAAAGCCGCTGACCATCACCGATACCGAGCGGTACAGGCGGATGGCCAGCCATTTCGCCTCGCTGGTGTACCCGTACAGCGGCCTGGACAGCGGCTGCCACGTCCACGTCGGGACCTTCGACCGTGAGACCGCGCTCGCCCTCGCCCACCACATGCGGCCCTGGCTGCCCGTCCTGCAGGCCCTCGCGGCCAACTCCCCGTACGCGGAGCGCCGGGACACGGGCTTCCACAGCTGGCGGTCGATCGAGCACGCGCGCTGGCCGACCGTCGGACCCGCACCCCTCCTGGACGAGGCGCAGTACCTCGCTCACGTCACGGCCCTGGTCGACGACGGCACCCTGCTCGACCGGCGGATGATCTACTGGTACGCCCGGCCCTCCGAGCACGTACCGACGCTGGAGATCCGGGTCGCCGACGTCAACGCCGACCTCGACACTGTCGTCCTGCTCGCCGCGCTCGTCCGGGGGCTCGCCGGGACCCTGCTGCCCGACGTGGAGGCCGAGGCCCCGCCGCCGGCCGTACCCCTGCCGCGCCTCCTGCGCGCTCACGGCCTGGCCGCGGCCCACGGTCTCGCGGGCATGGGGCTGGACCCGGAGGACGGCACCGAGCGTCCGGCCACCGAGCTCGTCGAACGCCTTGTCGCCCGGGCGGGGCCCGGGCTCGACGCGGCCGGCGACACCGCCTGGGTCAAGGACTGCTGGGAGCGGGTGCGGGCGACCGGTGGTGGCGCCGCCCACCAGCGCGCCGTGTACCGCCGGAACGGCCGGTTCAGCGCCGTGGTCGACGCCGTCGCCGCGGTCACCGTCACGGCCTGA